In Sphingomonas sp. M1-B02, the sequence GAAAGTCTCGGCGAGCGGGTGGCGGCCGCGCCAGTGGAGCAGGTAGCAATCGAGCCGATCGGTGCCGAGACGGCTTAGCGAGGCTTCGCAGGCGGCGATCGTCCCGGCGCGCGAGGCGTTGCTCGGCAGGACCTTCGAGACGAGAAACAGACCGTCGCGGCGCCCGCGTATCGCCTCGCCAACGAGGGGTTCGGCGTCGCCATACATCTCGGCGGTGTCGATATGCGTCATGCCGGCGTCGATGCCGCGTTGGAGTGCGGCCATCGCCGACGCCCGGTCGCCATGGTCGATATGCCAGCTTCCCTGGCCGATGATCGCGACGTCCTTGCCGGTATTTCCGAAGCGGCGGTGCTGCATGTCATTCTCCCTCCGCGCCGTAACGCGCGGGGGAAGGGGTTAGCGCCGGAAGGTGTGCGTTGCGCTTTTCAGTGCCCCGGCGCGTGCCCTGACCGTTACCGTACCGCTGCCCTCGCCACCGCGCAGAAATGCGACTGCCTTGCCGCCCGCCACTGCGCGGATGGGAGACGTGAAGGCGGTGTGATCGGTGACGCTGGCATTGTCGTAGGCGACGAGGGTGGCGGGGCCGCTTACCTCGAGCGTGACCGAGTCCGTCGCGGTGGGGACGAGCACGCCCTTGGCATCGACCACTTCGACGCGGACTGCGGTGACATCGTCGAAGCCGGTGCCCAGCCTGGTTGCCTCGGGCACCAGCCGGATCGCGGCGGGGGCGCCGGCGGTGCGCAGGACGTCCTCGCCGACCTTGCGGCCGCCGCGATAGCCGACCGCGCGGATCTCGCCGGGGGCGAAATCGACCGTCCAGGCGATGGCGCTATCGTCGGCATTGCGCGGCTTGCGGCCGAGCGAGCGGCCGTTGAGGAATAGCTCGACTTCTTCGGCGTTGGACATGACCTCGACCTTCTCGGCATGCGCGCCGAGATTAAAGGGGGTCCAGTCGGCGAGGATACCGGGGCCGCGGGGCTGGGGCATCGCGACGCCGACCATCGTCGGGAGTTCGCTGATGTCGATCACTTCGGTGACGCGGCGGGCGAGCTTGACCACGGGCTTTTCGGACCACCAGGCGGCGCGCTCCCAGCCGATCGGCTTCACGCCGTCGATCCGATCGACGATGCCCGAAGGGTTGCTGATCGCGGGCCAGCCGGCGCGATCGGCCTCGCCGAGATAGTCGGCGCCGGTCCACAGAAACATGCCCGAATAAGCCGGATTGTCGCGGACGGGGAGCCAGGAGCTGCGGTTCTTGCTGTTCTCGGTGCCGATGATCTTCCGCGTGGGCTTGTCGGCATGCGCCTTGGTCAGTTCGTTCTCGCGGTAATTCTGGCCGACGACGTCGAGCATGTCGGCCAGGCCGTTGCTGTAGTCGCCGGTGGTATTGGGACGGAACAGCGCCATCGTGACGGGGCGGGTGGGATCCTCGGCGTGGAAGATATTCATCAGCCGCTCGACGATCGACTTGGCGACGACGGGGTAGGGCGTGTCGTGGATCTCGTTGCCGATCGACCAGATGATGACGCTCGGGTGATTGCGGTCGCGGCGGACGAAATCGCGTGCGTCGAGCGAGAACCAGTCGGTGAAGAAGAGGTGATAGTCCTGCGGGTTCTTGGCGACGGTCCACATGTCGAACGCCTCGTTCATGACGAGGATGCCGAGCCGGTCGCACAGATCGAGAAATTCGGGCGAGAAGGGGTGGTGCGCGGTGCGGATCGCGTTGACGCCGAGCGCCTGGAGGCCCTTGAGGCGCCGCTCGTAGAAGCCGAGCGGGACGGCCATGCCGAACGGGCCGCCATCGGCGTGGATCGCGACGCCCTTGAGCTTGATGTTCCTGCCGTTGAGCCAGAAGCCGGTCGCGGCCTCGAACCTCGCGTCGCGGATGCCGAAGGGGACGCGTTCCTCGTAGAGCAGGCTGCCATCGGCGGCGCGCACGCGGACGAGCGCGGTGTGGAGCGCGGGGTCGCCGATGTCCCAGCGGCGGGGGTTGGCGAGGGTGCCGGCGGCGGAGAGGCTGGTGGCGCGGTTCGGTGCGAGTTCCTGCGTGGCACCGGTGTAGGTCGCGATCTCGCGGCCGTCGGGCGCGCGGATCACGGCTTCGAGTCTGGCCTGAACGGGGGTGGCCAGGCGATTGGTGACGCTGCTTTCGACCGCGAGGCCCGCGCCGGTCGCGTCGAGCGTGGCGACCCGGACGGTGGTGCTCCAGGCATCGGCATAGACGTCGCCGAGGGTGATCAGCTTGACGTGGCGATAGATGCCCGAGCCGGCATACCAGCGTGAGGCCGGCTGGGCGGAGGTGTCCGAGCGGACTGCGACGACATTCTCGCCGGACTTGAGGTGGGGCGTCAGCTCGTAGCGGACGCTGGAATAGCCATTGGGGCGGTGGCCGATATGGTGGCCGTTAATCCAGACGCCGGCGCGCTCCATGATGCCGTCGAATTCGATGAAGACGCGCTTGCCGCGGGCGGAATCGGGGAGGGCGAAGTGCTTTCGGTACCAGGCGACGCCCGAGGGGAGCCAGCCGCCCGAGCCGGTGGTTGCGGCGTTCCGGTCGAAGGGGCCGGCGATCGCCCAGTCGTGGGGCAGGTCGACGGGCTGCCACGACGCGTCGGCAAAAGCGGGTTGTTCTGCGCCTGCGACGTCGCCCTTTGCGAAGCGCCAGTCGGCGTCGAAGGCGGCGGTACCGACGGGCTGGGCGAGTGCGGGGGCGGCGAGTGCCAATGCCATCGCACCCAGAAGGACGCGGGCTGCCTGTGCGATTTTCATGCTGCTCTCCCATCCGCTCTGCCGGCGGTCGCAAGAAGATAGCGGCGAAAATCCCGCAATGTAAAGCGGCGTGCCAACAATTGAGAGCTTGTCCCCGGCTGTTCAGCATCGTCGCGCTCGACTAGCGTGCGGCATGGCCGGGAAGCGGAAGATATTGATCGTGGGCGGCGGGAGCGCGGGCTGGCTTACCGCCGCCTATCTCGCCAAGGCGCTTGGTGTCGCCGAGCGGGCCGCGATCGAGATCACCGTCCTCGAATCGCCCGAGATCGGGATCATCGGCGTGGGCGAGGGTACCTTCCCGACGATCCGCTCGACGCTCAAATTCCTCGGCATCGACGAGACGCAGTTTTTGCGGGCGACCGCGGCGACCTTCAAGCAGGGCGTGCGCTTCGACGATTGGCTGCACGCGCCCGAGGCGGGGCGGCGGCACCGCTACCTGCATCCGTTCGAGGCTCCGTTTCAGACGGACGGCATGAATCTGGTGCCCTATTGGCTGCTCCAGGAGCCGGCCACCCGCACGCCCTTTGCCGAGGCGGTGACGATCCAGAGCCAGGTCGCGGCCGAGCGCCGTGCGCCCAAGCGCACGAACGAGAGCGGCTATGGCGGGCCGCTGAGCTACGCCTATCATTTCGACGCGCGCAAGCTGGCGACGTTGATCCAGGAGCGCGCAGTGGCGTTGGGGGTGCAGCATCTGCGCGGGCTGCTGACCGGGGTCGAGCTGGATCCGGACGGTGCGATCGCGCACATCGTTTCGCGCGAGCAGGGGGCGCTCGAAGCCGATCTGTTCGTCGATTGTACAGGTTTTCGCGCCGAGCTGATCGGCGAGGCGCTGGGTGCGCGCTTCCATTCGGTGCGCGACCATCTGTTCACCGATCGCGCGCTGGCATGCAAGGTCCCGCACGAACGGGCCGACGCGCCGATCGAGAGCGTCACGATCGCGACTGCGCACGAGGCCGGCTGGACCTGGGACATCGGCCTGGAGGGCGCGCGCGGGATCGGTTGCGTCTATTCCAGCGCGCATTTGAGCGACGCGCGCGCTGCGGAATTGCTGCGCGATTATGTGGGGCACGACGATTTTGCTGCGCGCAGCATTCCCTTCGAGCCGGGCTATCGCCCGCAGCAATGGGTGAAGAATTGCGTCGCGGTCGGGCTCTCCGCGGGTTTCCTAGAACCGCTCGAGTCGACGGGCGTCGTGCTGATCGAGGCGGCGGCGGACATGATCGCCGAGCTGTTTCCGCACAGCGGTCCGGTCGAAGCGCCGGCACGGCGGTTCAACGCGCTGATGACGGCGCGCTACGACAATATCGTCCATTTCCTGAAGCTGCATTATTGCCTGAGCCGCCGCAGCGAGCCCTTCTGGCGCGACAATGCGGATCCCTCGTCAATTCCCGAGCGACTGCGGGAACTGCTGGGCGAATGGCGCCATCGGCCGCCCAATCGGTTCGACTTCGTGATCGATCTCGAGACCTTCGCCTTCTTCAACTATCAGTACATCCTGTACGGGATGGAATATCCGACCGATCTATCGGCCGCGCGCGGCGATTTCCCGCACGGAGGCGAGGCCGAGCAGCTGTTCGCGCGGGTGCGCAGCTTCGGGACGCAGGCCGCCGCGGACCTGCCGGGGCACCGCGAACTGGTGCGCGCGATCAACCGGGCAGCGTCCTAAGCGGTTTTCGCGGCAAAGCCTTTGTCGCCGGGGACCGCGCCCAGTTCGCCGGTCTGCCGCGCCTTCTTTCCGTAGACGAGTTCGAAGAGCGGGGTTGCCATCACCGTGGTGACGATCGCCATCAGCACCATTATCGAGAAGAGCGTTGGCCCGATCACGCCCTTTTGCAGGCCGATGTTGATGATGATCAGCTCCATCAGCCCGCGCGAGTTCATCAGCGCGCCGATGCCGAGCGCGGTGCGGTTGTCTTCGCCCGCAAGCCGCGCCGCCGCCCAGCAGGCACCGAACTTGGCGAGGATCGATGCGACGAGGATGCCCAGCGCCAGCAGCAGCAGCGGCACCGAATTGACCATGTCGAGCCGGGTGTTGAGCCCCGAATAAGTGAAGAACATCGGCAGGAGGAGAACGACCGCGAGCGGCTCGACCTTGCGCTTGATCTCGTCGACGAACAGCCCGCGCGGCATCACGACGCCGAGCAGGAAGCCGCCGAACACCGCGTGGATGCCGATCGCGTCCATCAGGAAGGCCGAGAAGCAGAACAGCATGATCGTGATCGCCAGGATCGTCGTGCTCATCTCTCCCTGCTCCTCGACGATGCGGCCGAGCGGAGCGAGCAGGCGGCGTCCAAAGATGAGGACGAAGGCGGCGTAGAGCAGGCCGCCGCCGATCGCGATGACGGCGATCCCGGCGCCCGCCCCGAAGGTGGCGAGAACGATCGCCAGGACACACCAGGAGGCGGCATCGTCGAACGCGCCCGCCGTTAGCGAAAGCGTGCCGAGCGAGGTGTGGGCGAGGCCGCGCTCGTTGATGATGCGCGCAAGCATCGGAAAGGCGGTGAGCGCGATGCAGGCACCCAGGAACAGCGTCGCATTGGATTGGGTGATTCCGGGCGCGAAGAGGCCAGGGACGGTGAGCAGATAGGGCGTGATCGCCACCGCGATGAGGAAGGGCGCGATGATGCCCGACAGCGACACGGCGAAGGCGCTTCGCCCCTTGCTCCTGAAATGATCGAGCTGGAGCGTGGTGCCGACCAGGAACATGTAGAGCCCGACGCCGAGCTGGGCGCCGGCATAGAGGACGTTCTTGGTTTCCTTGGGAAAGAGGGCGAGCTGGAACTCCGGAAAAAGCAGGCCGAGCAACGAGGGCCCCAGGACCACGCCCGCGATCATCTCCCCGACCACCTGCGGCTGGCCGAGGAATTTCTGGCCGAGCCAGCCGACTACCCGGCAAGCAAGGATGATCACCCCGAGCTGGAGGAAGAAATGGATGCTGTAGTCGGCGGGGGTGAGCGACTGCGCCGCATTCACCGCGGGCCCGTGCGCGCCCAATATGTCGCCGAACGCTCGCAGCGAATCTTCATACAGATGCGACAGCATTTCCCTCTCCCCCGATATGCGCGCGGACCGTCGGCCTCTTCGCACGTCGGTCAGGAAATGCCGGAACGGGCAGCGGGGCAATCGCCTAAATGCCCGTACCCTGCATTTTCCAAGTCGCGACGCCCCGATTGTTGCGCAGGCGGCACAGTGTAGTAAGGTGCCTACATGACAACGCGGACAATCTAGGTATGTAGGTACGAAATGAAGGTGTTCAGCAGCCGCGAGTTCAATCAGGACGTGAGCGCCGCGAAGCGATTCGCGCGTCTCGAGCCGGTCTTCGTGACCGACCGCGGCAAGCCGACCCATGTGCTGATGAGCTTCGACGCGTTCCGCCGGATGAGTGGCGAGCGCGACAGCGTCGTCGACTTGCTGGCGATGCCGGGGCTCCCCGATCCGGAGCCCGAACGGGCCAAGGATTGGGATCGGCGCGAGCCGCTCTGATGTATCTGCTCGACGCGCCGATCGTCTTCGAACTGCGCAAGGCGGCGTCGGGGCATGCCGAGCCGGGGCTGACCGACTGGGCGACAGGGGTTGCGCGCGAGCGGCTGTTCCTCTCGGCGCTCACGCTGCTCGAGCTCGAGACGCACGCAATCCGCACCGAGCGGCGCGACAAGGCCGAGGGCGGTGCGCTGCGGAACTGGATCGACGGGCATGTGATGCGCGCGTTCGACGGGCGGGTGCTGGCGATCGACGCGGCGGTGGTGCGCCGCCGCGGCCAGATCGCGATCGCAGACAGCCGCGATGCGTTGCTGGCGGCGACGGCGCTCGAACATTCGTTGACCCTGGTCACCCGCAACGGCGCTGCGTTCAAGGGCGCGCGAGTCAAGACGTTCGACCCCCGGGGGTATCGCGCCGCCGCGGCGGACGAGGAACTGGACTGGCGATCGGCGGCGCGGACCGGCCCCTTCTGGCTCAAGAACCTGTTCGTTCGGAGCTGAGGGAGTCCGCGCCCCGGATCAGGCGGCGATCGTCGAGTTGTCGATCACGAAGCGATAGCGGACGTCGCTGCGCTCCATGCGGTCATAGGCCTCGTCGATCTGCGCGGCGTCGATCATCTCGATCTCGGAGACGATGCCCTTCTCCGCACAGAAATCGAGCATTTCCTGCGTCTCGGCGATGCCGCCGATCAGCGATCCGGCGATCGCGCGGCGCTTGAAGATCAAGGCCGACACGTCGGGCGAAGGATGGGCATGTTCGGGCACGCCGACCAGGCACAGGGTGCCGTCGCGCTTGAGCAACGCGGTGAAGGCGTCGAGATCGTGGCTGGCGGCGACGGTGTTGAGGATCAGATCGAACGATCCGGCGTGCGCCGCCATCTCGTCGGCATTGCGCGAGACGATGACTTCATCGGCGCCGAGATCGAGCGCGTCCTGGCGCTTGCCCTCCGACGTGGTGAAGGCGACCGTATGTGCCCCCAGCGCGTGCGCGAGTTTCACCCCCATATGGCCGAGCCCGCCGATGCCGACGATGCCGACCTTCTTGCCGGGGCCGGCATTCCAGTGGCGCAGCGGCGACCAGGTGGTGATGCCGGCGCAGAGCAAGGGTGCGACCGCGGCGAGCTGGTCCGCGGGATGGGCGATGCTGAGCACGAACTTGTCGCTGACGACGATCTGTTCCGAATAGCCGCCGAAGGTGTGGCCGGGCGCGTCGGTGGTCGCGCCATTATAGGTGCCGACGAAGCCCGTGCCGGTGCAATATTGCTCGAGACCCTCGTCGCACGAGGCGCAGCTCTGGCAGCTGTCGACCATGCAGCCGACGCCGACCACGTCGCCCACCGCGAACCTGGTCACGTCCGCGCCGATTGCCGAGACATGGCCGACGATCTCGTGCCCGGGGACGCATGGATAGAGCGTGCCGCCCCATTCGGAGCGGACGGTGTGGAGATCGGAGTGGCAGACGCCGCAAAAGGCGATATCGATCTGGACATCGTGCGGGCCCGGCGCGCGGCGCTCGATCGTCAGGGGCTGCACCGGCTGGTCGGCCGCCTGGGCGCCATAAGCGTGAACGGTCATGGAATGGCTTTCTGAAAAGGAAGGTGAGGCTCCGCTCGTCGAGCAAGGCGCACTTCTTAGATAAGGGCTGCGCCCGTCCACCATTAGGCGCTAATAAGTGCATGTAGTCATGTTCCGGATTCATATATGCAGCGCGACGAGCTTGCCGATCTCAACGCCTTCCTGACCGTTGCCGAAGAGCGCAGCTTCACGCGCGCCGCGGCCAAGCTGGGCACGTCGCAATCGGCGCTGAGCCATACCGTGCGGCGGCTTGAGACCCGGCTCGACGTGCGGCTGCTGACCCGCACGACGCGCAGCGTGATGCCGACCGAGGCGGGCGAGCGGCTGTTGCGGACGCTGCGGCCGGCGATCGACGATATCGAAGCGGAGCTCGCGGCACTCTCCGCATTTCGCGCCAAGCCCGCGGGGACGCTGCGGATCACGACGCTGGAAGTGGCGGCGCGCGAAATCTTGTGGCCGGTGCTCGAGAAATTGCTCCCCGCGCATCCCGACGTGCATGTCGAGATCAACATCGATCTGTCGCTGACCGACATCGTCGCCGAGCGGTTCGATGCGGGGGTGCGGCTGGGGGATCAGGTGGCGAAGGACATGATCGCGGTTCCGATCGGCCCCGAGCTGCGCATGGCGGCGGTGGCCGCGCCCGCTTATTTCGCGCGCAAGCCCAGGCCGCTGATCCCGCAGGACCTGGCCGAGCATGACTGCATCAATTTGCGGCTGCGCACCTATGGCGGGCTCTATGCCTGGGAGTTCGAGCGCGACGGGCGCGAGCTGAAGATGCGCGTGGGCGGGCAGCTGGTCTTCAACGATGTCGCGATGATCGTGGCGGCGGCAGTGGCGGGCTTCGGGGTGGCCTTCCTGCCCGAGGATCATTTCGCCGCGCCGCTCGCCGACGGGCGGCTGGTGCGCGTGCTCGACGATTGGTGCCCGCCTTTTCCGGGCTATCATCTTTATTATCCGAGCCGGCGGCAGGTCTCGCCGGCCTTCGCGCTGCTGGTCGATGCGCTGCGCTATCGCGGCTGAGGCTCAGGTGAGGAGCAAGGTACCCGCCACGCCTGCAGCGGCCGCCAGGATGGCGATGGCGCCGTAGCGCCAGCCGCCGCCGACGCGGACGACTTCGATTTCCTTGAGCGGGGGCGAGGGCGGCGCGCCGCCGGGGGTGGGATAGCGCAGCTCGATGTTGCGGATCAGCTGGGGCAGGCGGGCGAGCGTCTGCAGATCGGTGATGATCCGGTCCGCCACCGCCGCCTCGGGCCCGAGCTCGGTGCGGATCCACTCGCGCACGAAGGGGGCCGATGTCTCCCACAGGTTGATATCGGGATCGAGCCCGCGCGCGACGCCCTCGACCATCACCATCGTCTTTTGCAGCAGCAGTAGATGCGGCTGGGTCTGCATGTCGAAATCGCGGGTGATGTTGAACAGCCCGTCGAGCATCGCCCCGACCGACATGTCCTTGACCGGGAGCCCGCGCATCGGCTCGCCGACCGCACGGAGCGCCGTCGCGAATTCGGCGACATTGTGGTGCGCGGGGACATAGCCCGCCTCGAAATGGATTTCGGCGACGCGCTTATAATTGCCGGTGATCAGCCCGTAGAGAATCTCGGCGAGCCAGACGCGGGCGCGGCGATCGATCCGGCCCATGATCCCGAAATCGATCGCGGCGATGCGGCCGTCGGCCAGCGCGAACAGGTTTCCCTGGTGCATGTCGGCATGGAAAAAGCCCTCGGCGATCGCCTGGCGGAGGAAGGCGCGGATGAGCTTGTCGGCGAGCGCGGTGGTATCGTGTCCCGCGGCGATGAGCGCATTGCGATCGGATAGCTTGATGCCGTCGATCCATTCGAGCGTCAGCACCTTGCCGGTGGTGCGCTGCCAGTCGATCGCGGGCACGTAGAAATCGGGCTCGGCGGTCATGCCGTCGGCGAGTTCGGAGGCCGAGGCGGCTTCGCGGCGCAAGTCTAGTTCGCGCGCGGTCCAGCGTTTGAAATGCTCGATGATCAGGCGGGGGCGGAGCCGTGCCGCCTCGCCGCCCATGCCCTCGACCTGGGCCGCGGCCCATTGATAGGTGTCGATCGCGCGCGCGAATTCGACTTCGATGCCGGGGCGCAGCACCTTGACCGCGACTCGGGCGCCCTGCGCGGTGACCGCGGCGTGGACCTGCGCGATCGAGGCGGCGCCGATCGGGACTTCGTCGATCGTGGCGAAGAGGGTCTCGAGCGGGCGACCGAAGGAGGATTCGATCCGCTGGCGGATGATCGCGAAGGGGACGGGGGGAAGCGCGTCCTGCAGGCGGAGCAGATCGTGCGCCGCCGCCTCGCCGACGAGGTCGGGACGAGTGGCGAGCGTCTGGCCGAGCTTGATCGCGGCCGGGCCGATCGCCTGGAAGGCGTCGGCGTAGCGCGGGATTGCGGGGACCCGGGCGCCGAAGCGGGCGATGCGGGCAAGGCGGCGGATCGGCTTGGGGGTGTTGGGATCGCGCTCGATGCCCGTCAGGGCGCCGTGCCGCGCGAGGATGCGGCCCCATTTGAGGAGACGCCAGAGATGGGTGACGGGGGCGGTCATATGTCGATCCTCCCCGGCACGGGGAGGGGGACCGCGACGCGTAGCGGCGTGGTGGAGGGGGCGTGCCACGGGCGGCTCGCTTGTGGCGCGCCCCCTCCACCATGCTGCGCATGGTCCCCCTCCCCGTGCCGGGGAGGATCAATATGGCGCTTCATCAAATCTTCCAGCCCGAATGGATCGCGACCAGCCCGCCGAGCAGCGGCTCGACCCTGGTCTGGCTGAAGCCGGCCTCGCCGATCATGCGCTCGAAGCTGGGCATGTCGGGGAAGCGGCGGATCGATTCGATCAGGTAGCGATAGCTGTCCGCGTCGTTTGCGAGCAGCTTGCCGAGCCTGGGGACCATATGGTGCGAATAGGCATCGTAAAGCTGGCCGAAGCCGGGCCAGAGCGTCGTCGAGAATTCGAGGACGTAGAAGCGGCCGCCGCGCTTGAGGACGCGGTGGGCTTCGCGGAGCGCCTTGGGAATGTCGGTCACGTTGCGGATGCCGAAGGCGATCGTATAGGCGTCGAAGAACTTGTCGGGCCACTGCAGCATCTCGGCATTGGCCTCGGACCAGACGAGACCGTCGATCCCGCGCTTCGCGGCGCGCTCGACTCCGACCGCGAGCATCTCGGGATTGATGTCGGCGACGGTGATCGCCGCGCCCGAGGGCGCCATGCGGAAGGCGATGTCGCCGGTGCCGCCGGCCATGTCGAGGATATGCTCGCCGGCGCGCGGCTTCACCCGGCGGACGAACAGATCCTTCCAGGCGCGATGGAGGCCGCCGGACATGGCATCGTTCATCAGATCATATTTGGAGGCGACGTTGGAGAAGACCGCGCCGACTCGGGCGGTCTTTTCTTCCGGGGCGATGTCTTCGTAACCGAAGGAGACGGTGTCGGGCATGTCCGCGCTCTAGCGGGGGCGGCGGAGCGGGGCTAGGGGCTTGGCATGCCGGAGCTTCCTGAAGTCGAAACAACCGTCCGCGGGCTGCGGCCCGTGCTGGAAGGGCAGCGGATCGAGCGGGTGACCGTGCGGCGCGGCGACCTGCGGCGGCCGTTTCCGGTCGACCTGGGGCAGCGGCTGACGGGGGCTACGGTGACCGGCCTCTCGCGGCGCGCGAAATATGGGCTGGTGGAGACCGATCGCGGCGACACGCTGGTCTTTCATCTCGGCATGTCCGGGCGCTGGCGGATCGACCCTGAGGAGCTGGGAAAGCACGATCATTTCATCGTCGAGACGGCGAACCATCGGCTGGCGCTCAACGATGCGCGGCGATTCGGGTCGATCGACCTGGTGCCGACGTCGGACGTGGCGGCCTGGCCGGCGTTCCAGGCGCTCGGGCCCGAGCCACTGGGAGCGGATTTTTCCGCGGCGCAGCTGGCCAAGGCATTCAAGAACCGCATCGCGCCGGTGAAGGCGCTGCTGCTCGACCAGCGAATCGTGGCGGGGCTGGGCAATATCTATGTGTGCGAGGCGCTGTATCTCGCGCGGATCGCCCCCACCCGGCCGGCGGGGACGATCAGCAAGGCGCGGTTGGGCCGGCTGGTGAGCGCGGTGCGCGAGGTGCTGACCGCGGCGATCGAGGCGGGGGGATCGACGCTGAAGGACTATGCGCGCCCCGATGGCGAACTGGGTTACTTCGCCAAGCAGTGGCGCGTATATGGCCGCGAGGGACTGCCCTGCGAATGCGGCGGCCTGGTCGAGCGGCGAGTCGATGGCGGGCGATCCACTTTCTGGTGCCCGC encodes:
- the mutM gene encoding bifunctional DNA-formamidopyrimidine glycosylase/DNA-(apurinic or apyrimidinic site) lyase encodes the protein MPELPEVETTVRGLRPVLEGQRIERVTVRRGDLRRPFPVDLGQRLTGATVTGLSRRAKYGLVETDRGDTLVFHLGMSGRWRIDPEELGKHDHFIVETANHRLALNDARRFGSIDLVPTSDVAAWPAFQALGPEPLGADFSAAQLAKAFKNRIAPVKALLLDQRIVAGLGNIYVCEALYLARIAPTRPAGTISKARLGRLVSAVREVLTAAIEAGGSTLKDYARPDGELGYFAKQWRVYGREGLPCECGGLVERRVDGGRSTFWCPHCQK
- a CDS encoding class I SAM-dependent methyltransferase; protein product: MPDTVSFGYEDIAPEEKTARVGAVFSNVASKYDLMNDAMSGGLHRAWKDLFVRRVKPRAGEHILDMAGGTGDIAFRMAPSGAAITVADINPEMLAVGVERAAKRGIDGLVWSEANAEMLQWPDKFFDAYTIAFGIRNVTDIPKALREAHRVLKRGGRFYVLEFSTTLWPGFGQLYDAYSHHMVPRLGKLLANDADSYRYLIESIRRFPDMPSFERMIGEAGFSQTRVEPLLGGLVAIHSGWKI